The following proteins are encoded in a genomic region of Pseudoxanthomonas suwonensis 11-1:
- a CDS encoding S66 peptidase family protein — MYRRDFLGGAMAASLLAFGGAGRALAAGPAPTRLLPPALRPGDMVGLVSPSSATDDSLKLQLAAEVMQALGFRVRAGEHYAARRGHLAGTDAERAGDINRMFADPEVKAVVCVRGGAGAARLLPLLDYGLIRRNPKVLLGYSDITALHCAIQARTGLVTFHGPIGAGSWNSFVVDQFRRLFLQRELLEYRNPVPDEDELVQRGNRTMAIHGGRARGPLLGGNLSVLVGLAGSPYLPAFDGAILFLEDVEEAPYRVDRMLTTLKLAGVLDRIAGFIFGQCTDCDPGAGHGSLSIEQVLDDHIRPLGIPAYRGALIGHLREQFIVPVGGMVEMDADAGTFRLLEPVLR; from the coding sequence ATGTACAGACGTGACTTCCTGGGCGGCGCGATGGCGGCGTCGCTGCTGGCCTTTGGCGGAGCGGGGCGTGCCCTTGCGGCGGGCCCCGCGCCCACCCGGCTGCTGCCTCCGGCGCTGCGGCCCGGCGACATGGTCGGCCTGGTCAGCCCGTCCTCGGCCACCGACGACAGCCTCAAGCTGCAGCTGGCCGCCGAGGTGATGCAGGCGCTGGGCTTCAGGGTCCGTGCTGGAGAGCACTACGCCGCGCGCCGTGGCCACCTGGCCGGTACCGATGCCGAACGCGCCGGCGACATCAATCGCATGTTCGCCGACCCGGAAGTAAAGGCGGTGGTATGCGTGCGCGGTGGCGCCGGGGCGGCGCGCCTGCTGCCGCTGCTGGACTACGGCCTGATCCGGCGCAATCCCAAGGTCCTGCTGGGCTATTCGGACATTACCGCGCTGCATTGCGCGATCCAGGCCAGGACCGGGCTGGTGACCTTCCACGGCCCGATCGGCGCCGGCAGCTGGAACAGCTTCGTGGTCGACCAGTTCCGCCGCCTGTTCCTGCAGCGCGAGCTGCTGGAGTACCGCAACCCGGTGCCGGACGAGGACGAGCTGGTCCAGCGTGGCAACCGCACCATGGCCATCCACGGTGGCCGTGCCCGCGGGCCGCTGCTGGGCGGCAACCTGTCGGTCCTGGTCGGCCTGGCCGGCTCGCCCTACCTGCCGGCGTTCGACGGCGCGATCCTGTTCCTGGAGGACGTGGAAGAGGCGCCGTACCGGGTGGACCGCATGCTGACCACGCTCAAGCTGGCCGGGGTGCTGGACCGCATCGCCGGTTTCATCTTCGGCCAATGCACCGACTGCGATCCCGGCGCAGGCCATGGCTCCCTGAGCATCGAGCAGGTCCTCGACGACCACATCCGCCCACTGGGCATTCCCGCCTACCGCGGCGCCCTGATCGGCCACCTGCGCGAGCAGTTCATCGTGCCGGTGGGCGGGATGGTGGAGATGGACGCGGATGCGGGAACCTTCCGGCTGCTGGAGCCGGTGTTGCGGTAG
- a CDS encoding efflux RND transporter periplasmic adaptor subunit: MIATALVLLLVLLSWAMARWRGPVLPGYEVAAGPLVQNVVATGRVAALSRVQVGAEISGLVLERRVMEGDRVEPGDVLVVLRAVDIEARRNEARAALETLRKADRPDAQARYRQAQADLAQAEREAQRRRELGERQLVSRESVEQAAQAVVAARAAAGQARVAAESVASGGALEAQVIERLRAAEADLERAVIRSTVAGTVLVRQVEPGDAVTPGQVLLEIAADAPGEILLPLDEKNLSLLEVGQPATCVTDAFPGRPFAATVHHIAPGIDPARGTVDVRLRIDPSADFVRQDMTVTATLLTGRRDSALAVPNDALLGNGPGASRAEVLRVRGGRVERVPVTLGLRGLAMTEVSVGLAEGDTVLAASTLDDGELPADGDRVRLRVQAMPAARPAAASSEDQDLPGAIQGGG, encoded by the coding sequence ATGATCGCGACCGCCCTCGTCCTCCTGCTGGTGCTGCTGTCGTGGGCCATGGCCCGCTGGCGCGGTCCGGTGCTTCCGGGATACGAGGTCGCCGCCGGGCCGCTGGTGCAGAACGTGGTGGCCACCGGCCGGGTCGCGGCGCTGTCGCGGGTGCAGGTCGGCGCGGAGATCTCCGGCCTGGTGCTGGAACGCCGGGTAATGGAAGGCGACCGGGTCGAACCGGGCGACGTACTGGTGGTGCTGCGTGCGGTGGATATCGAAGCCCGCCGCAACGAGGCGCGGGCCGCGCTGGAAACCCTGCGCAAGGCCGACCGTCCCGACGCCCAGGCCCGCTACCGCCAGGCCCAGGCTGACCTCGCCCAGGCCGAGCGCGAGGCCCAGCGCCGGCGCGAACTCGGCGAGCGCCAGCTGGTGTCGCGCGAGAGCGTCGAGCAGGCCGCGCAGGCGGTGGTCGCGGCCCGTGCCGCGGCCGGGCAGGCGCGCGTGGCCGCCGAATCCGTGGCCAGCGGCGGCGCCCTGGAAGCGCAGGTGATCGAACGCCTGCGTGCCGCCGAGGCCGACCTGGAGCGTGCGGTGATCCGCTCCACCGTGGCCGGCACCGTGCTGGTCCGCCAGGTCGAACCCGGCGATGCCGTCACCCCCGGCCAGGTGCTGCTGGAGATCGCGGCCGACGCCCCGGGCGAGATCCTGCTGCCGCTGGACGAGAAGAACCTGTCCCTGCTCGAGGTCGGCCAGCCGGCCACCTGCGTCACCGACGCCTTCCCGGGCCGCCCGTTCGCCGCCACCGTCCACCACATCGCGCCGGGCATCGATCCGGCACGCGGCACCGTCGACGTGCGCCTGCGGATCGATCCGTCCGCCGATTTCGTCCGCCAGGACATGACCGTGACCGCGACCCTCCTTACCGGCCGTCGCGACAGCGCCCTGGCCGTTCCCAACGATGCCCTGCTCGGCAACGGCCCCGGCGCCAGCCGCGCCGAGGTGCTGCGCGTGCGCGGCGGGCGCGTGGAACGGGTGCCGGTGACGCTTGGCCTGCGCGGCCTGGCGATGACCGAGGTCAGCGTAGGCCTGGCCGAAGGCGACACGGTGCTGGCTGCCAGCACCCTGGATGACGGGGAACTGCCCGCGGACGGCGATCGCGTGCGCCTGCGCGTGCAGGCGATGCCCGCCGCCCGGCCGGCGGCCGCCAGCAGCGAGGACCAGGACCTGCCGGGCGCCATCCAGGGCGGCGGCTGA
- a CDS encoding ABC transporter permease, with product MWIEATIAMRFLRQGRAQSLLILCGIAVGVAVIVFVTALISGLQQNLIDRTLGTQAHVRVEAPREVNLLAPAPAGTLQLVLEDPRPQSLRPIDDWLQVRDVIERLPEVTAVSPIVSGPAFGRRGDATESVALVGIDLERYIRVIPLDEHVVEGRLEVGSGNGMIGNKLAEDLGLRTGGKLRLDAGDGREAVINVSGIFELGVSELDARYVYLDLKQAQALLGLPGGVTVIDVTVDDVFDADRTSARIRGLTGLQAESWMETNAQLMNALTSQSMSTNMISFFVAISVALGIASVLAVSVAQRTREIGILRAMGTRRRQMLQVFLVQGAVLGLIGSAIGAFAGWGLAVSFNSFGPKLFTIDLPPSLVPAAMALATLAGIGAALVPAWRASRLDPVEAIRHA from the coding sequence ATGTGGATCGAAGCCACCATCGCCATGCGCTTCCTGCGCCAGGGCCGCGCGCAGTCGCTGCTGATCCTGTGCGGCATCGCGGTGGGCGTGGCGGTGATCGTGTTCGTCACCGCGCTGATCTCCGGCCTGCAGCAGAACCTGATCGACCGCACGCTCGGCACCCAGGCCCACGTCCGGGTCGAGGCACCGCGCGAGGTGAACCTGCTCGCGCCGGCGCCGGCGGGCACACTGCAGCTGGTGCTGGAGGATCCACGCCCGCAGTCGCTGCGTCCGATCGACGACTGGCTGCAGGTGCGCGACGTGATCGAGCGCCTGCCCGAGGTCACCGCCGTGTCACCGATCGTGTCGGGGCCGGCATTCGGCCGCCGCGGTGACGCCACCGAGTCCGTGGCCCTGGTCGGCATCGACCTGGAGCGCTACATCCGGGTGATCCCGCTGGACGAGCACGTGGTCGAGGGCCGGCTCGAGGTCGGCTCGGGCAACGGCATGATCGGCAACAAGCTTGCTGAGGACCTGGGCCTGCGCACCGGTGGCAAGCTGCGCCTGGATGCCGGCGACGGCCGCGAGGCGGTGATCAATGTCTCCGGCATCTTCGAGCTGGGCGTCAGTGAGCTGGACGCGCGATACGTGTACCTGGACCTCAAGCAGGCGCAGGCGCTGCTGGGCCTGCCCGGCGGCGTCACCGTGATCGACGTGACCGTGGACGACGTGTTCGACGCCGACCGCACCTCCGCGCGCATCCGCGGCCTCACCGGGCTGCAGGCCGAGAGCTGGATGGAGACCAACGCCCAGCTGATGAACGCGCTGACCTCGCAGAGCATGTCCACCAACATGATCAGCTTCTTCGTCGCCATCTCGGTGGCGCTGGGCATCGCCAGCGTGCTGGCGGTGAGCGTGGCCCAGCGCACCCGCGAGATCGGCATCCTGCGCGCGATGGGCACGCGCCGGCGTCAGATGCTGCAGGTGTTCCTCGTCCAGGGCGCGGTACTGGGCCTGATCGGCTCGGCCATCGGCGCTTTCGCCGGCTGGGGTCTGGCGGTCTCGTTCAACTCGTTCGGCCCGAAGCTGTTCACCATCGACCTGCCGCCGAGCCTGGTGCCCGCGGCGATGGCGCTGGCCACCCTTGCCGGCATCGGCGCGGCCCTGGTCCCGGCCTGGCGCGCCTCGCGCCTGGATCCGGTGGAGGCGATCCGGCATGCCTGA
- a CDS encoding ABC transporter ATP-binding protein, producing MPELREVLRLEGLRKSYNIGQPNEVEVLHGIDLRLDSADFAALVGPSGSGKSTLLNLVGLLDSPTAGELYLGGQPTREMDDEARTALRGRHIGFVFQFHHLIGAFTALENVLMPWMVAHGKPDREILDIARGLLADVGLEKFADRRPDQLSGGQQQRVAIARALVTRPSLLLADEPTGNLDTKTAASVFELLRRFNEQFGCAVLVVTHDPRLAETCDRTITLVDGAVQSDERHG from the coding sequence ATGCCTGAGTTGCGCGAGGTCCTGCGCCTGGAAGGGCTGCGCAAGTCCTACAACATCGGCCAGCCGAACGAGGTCGAGGTGCTGCACGGCATCGACCTGCGCCTGGACAGCGCCGACTTCGCGGCACTGGTAGGTCCCTCCGGTTCGGGCAAGAGCACCCTGCTCAACCTGGTCGGCCTGCTTGATTCGCCCACCGCAGGCGAGCTGTACCTCGGCGGCCAGCCGACCCGGGAGATGGACGACGAGGCACGCACCGCGCTGCGTGGCCGGCATATCGGCTTCGTGTTCCAGTTCCACCACCTGATCGGCGCGTTCACCGCGCTGGAGAACGTGCTGATGCCGTGGATGGTCGCCCACGGCAAGCCCGACCGTGAAATCCTGGACATCGCCCGCGGCCTGCTGGCGGACGTGGGCCTGGAGAAGTTCGCCGACCGTCGCCCGGACCAGCTTTCCGGCGGCCAGCAGCAGCGCGTGGCGATCGCCCGTGCCCTGGTCACCCGCCCTTCCCTGCTGCTGGCCGACGAGCCCACCGGCAACCTCGATACGAAGACGGCAGCTTCGGTGTTCGAGCTGCTGCGTCGCTTCAACGAGCAGTTCGGCTGCGCGGTGCTGGTGGTGACCCACGACCCGCGCCTGGCCGAGACCTGCGACCGCACCATCACCCTGGTCGACGGCGCGGTGCAGTCCGACGAACGCCACGGTTGA
- a CDS encoding PQQ-dependent sugar dehydrogenase: MKPTALSLALATLLATGAAAIVPAHAAGQAQATVAPAPFEVVEVQRFEAPWAMTFLPDGRLLVTEMAGSLRLFDPASGKVGSVAGVPKVAHGGQGGLGDVVLHPRFADNQLVYISYSEAGEGGTAGAAVARAKLLLDKDGGGQLDGLQVIWRQQPKVSGQGHFGQRIAFDRDGKLWISSSERQKFDPAQDMKANLGKMIRLNDDGSVPSDNPFVDQGGVAAQVWSLGHRNILGVAFDGEGRLWAHEMGPKGGDELNLIERGANYGYPIVSNGDHYDGKPIPDHDTRPEFHAPAVSWNPVISPAGFVIYSGDRYPGWTGSGLIGGLSSKSLVRIAFDGTNAREAERYDMGRRIREVEQGPDGTVWLLEDGTRDAKGWLLRLDPKN, from the coding sequence ATGAAACCCACCGCGCTTTCCCTCGCGCTGGCCACGCTGCTGGCGACCGGCGCCGCCGCCATCGTTCCGGCCCATGCCGCCGGCCAGGCGCAGGCCACCGTTGCCCCGGCGCCGTTCGAGGTCGTCGAAGTGCAGCGCTTCGAGGCCCCCTGGGCCATGACCTTCCTTCCGGATGGCCGCCTGCTGGTGACCGAGATGGCGGGCAGCCTGCGCCTGTTCGACCCGGCAAGCGGCAAGGTCGGCTCGGTCGCCGGCGTGCCCAAGGTGGCCCATGGCGGCCAGGGTGGCCTGGGCGACGTGGTGCTGCATCCACGCTTTGCCGACAACCAGCTGGTCTACATCAGCTACAGCGAGGCCGGCGAAGGCGGTACCGCCGGCGCGGCCGTGGCCCGGGCGAAGCTGCTCCTGGACAAGGATGGCGGCGGCCAGCTCGACGGACTGCAGGTGATCTGGCGCCAGCAGCCCAAGGTCAGCGGCCAGGGCCACTTCGGCCAGCGCATCGCGTTCGACCGTGACGGCAAGCTGTGGATCAGCTCCAGCGAGCGCCAGAAGTTCGATCCGGCCCAGGACATGAAGGCCAACCTGGGCAAGATGATCCGCCTCAACGACGATGGCAGCGTGCCTTCCGACAACCCGTTCGTGGACCAGGGCGGCGTGGCCGCGCAGGTGTGGTCGCTGGGCCACCGCAACATCCTCGGCGTGGCCTTCGACGGCGAGGGCCGGCTGTGGGCGCACGAGATGGGGCCCAAGGGCGGCGACGAGCTCAACCTCATCGAACGTGGCGCCAACTACGGCTACCCCATCGTCTCCAACGGCGACCATTACGACGGCAAGCCGATCCCCGACCACGACACCCGCCCGGAATTCCACGCCCCGGCAGTGAGCTGGAACCCGGTGATCTCGCCGGCCGGCTTCGTGATCTACAGCGGCGACCGTTATCCGGGCTGGACGGGCTCCGGCCTGATCGGCGGCCTGTCGTCCAAATCGCTGGTGCGGATCGCCTTCGATGGCACGAACGCGCGCGAGGCCGAACGCTACGACATGGGCCGCCGCATCCGCGAAGTCGAACAGGGCCCCGATGGCACCGTCTGGCTGCTGGAGGACGGCACCCGCGACGCCAAGGGCTGGCTGCTGCGCCTGGATCCGAAGAACTGA
- a CDS encoding 3-oxoacyl-ACP reductase: protein MNATASPLSSQVVLVTGGARGLGAAISRAFLGQGARVVVNYHRSEAAALALQQEFGGERVLAAQADVTDPAQVASMVARARAHFDAPVTVVVNNALVDFAFDGDARPHADRIGWERFATQFEGSVRGALNTVQATLEGMRESGYGRVVNIGTNLFQNPVVPYHDYTASKAALLSLTRTLAVDLGPDQITVNMVSGGLLRTTDASAATPEAVFDLIAASTPLRRVTTPAEFADAVLFFASPWSRAVTGQNLVVDGGLVKD from the coding sequence TTGAACGCCACAGCTTCCCCGCTTTCGTCGCAGGTCGTGCTTGTCACCGGAGGTGCCCGTGGCCTTGGCGCGGCGATCAGCCGTGCCTTCCTGGGGCAGGGCGCGCGGGTGGTGGTGAACTACCACCGCAGCGAGGCGGCCGCGCTGGCGCTGCAGCAGGAGTTCGGCGGGGAGCGCGTGCTGGCCGCGCAGGCCGATGTCACCGACCCGGCCCAGGTCGCGTCGATGGTCGCCCGGGCGCGGGCGCACTTCGATGCACCGGTCACGGTGGTGGTGAACAACGCGCTGGTCGACTTCGCCTTCGACGGCGATGCGCGGCCGCATGCGGACCGGATCGGCTGGGAGCGCTTCGCCACCCAGTTCGAGGGCAGCGTGCGCGGCGCGCTCAATACCGTGCAGGCGACGCTGGAAGGCATGCGCGAGTCCGGCTACGGCAGGGTGGTGAACATCGGCACCAACCTGTTCCAGAACCCGGTGGTGCCGTACCACGACTACACCGCGTCCAAGGCTGCATTGCTGTCGCTGACCCGCACCCTGGCCGTGGACCTGGGCCCGGACCAGATCACGGTGAACATGGTTTCCGGCGGCCTGCTGCGCACCACCGACGCGAGCGCAGCCACGCCGGAAGCGGTGTTCGACCTGATCGCCGCCAGCACCCCGCTGCGCCGGGTCACCACGCCGGCCGAGTTCGCCGACGCGGTGCTGTTCTTCGCCTCGCCCTGGTCGCGCGCGGTGACCGGGCAGAACCTGGTGGTCGATGGCGGCCTGGTCAAGGACTGA
- a CDS encoding VOC family protein, whose product MVARNTICLWFDRDALDAARFYASVFPDSSVGRIFHAPSDFPSGKVGDVLTVEFTVLGIPCVGLNGGPIFKQSEAFSFQVATADQAETDRYWDAIVGNGGRESDCGWCKDRWGVSWQITPKVLIEAINGDDPGVARRAFEAMMRMRRIDVAAIEAAIRG is encoded by the coding sequence ATGGTTGCGCGCAACACGATCTGCCTGTGGTTCGACCGCGATGCCCTCGACGCCGCCCGCTTCTACGCCAGCGTCTTTCCCGACAGCTCGGTCGGCCGCATCTTCCACGCCCCCTCCGACTTCCCCTCCGGCAAGGTCGGCGACGTGCTCACAGTGGAGTTCACCGTCCTCGGCATCCCATGCGTCGGCCTCAACGGCGGCCCGATCTTCAAGCAGAGCGAGGCGTTCTCCTTCCAGGTGGCCACCGCGGACCAGGCCGAGACCGACCGCTACTGGGATGCGATCGTCGGCAACGGCGGCCGGGAGAGCGACTGCGGCTGGTGCAAGGACCGCTGGGGCGTGTCCTGGCAGATCACCCCGAAGGTGCTGATCGAGGCCATCAACGGCGATGACCCCGGCGTGGCCAGGCGCGCCTTCGAGGCGATGATGCGGATGCGCCGGATCGACGTGGCCGCGATCGAGGCGGCCATCCGCGGCTGA
- a CDS encoding ligand-binding sensor domain-containing diguanylate cyclase, whose translation MWRKGKDAWVLFLCAVACLCPWQSADALDPARPIGQFTHVWYENQLPQGTVLGITQHADGTIWASTYAGLVRHSGEGFDTFEPRNAPVLKSSAFTTVFAEGDALWIGTLNGGLYQRRGHELREVPLPDGADSVFGIVRDTAGALWLTTNLGVVRMAGDRTQLLGQAEGFPPRGFYRAIVADPAGGVWIAVDGVGVVRWHDGQARLYDHADGVPSNAVYSLAMGADGTAWVGTQNGPAYFRDGRFRRDPRVAALDDRRIYSVYGDHQGTIWFAPLDVGLCRLSDTSFACDNSLEGMFGETVRSMLEDREGNLWIGTTSSGLHRLSQSKLVTITGPLASNAVRAVHPAPDGTLWVGTDGGGLARYREPQLEPAVEYNRQMRSQLIRAITTDAAGRLWVGGTEGVIRFGRDDKARHFGIGEGMPGTIVFAFSPASKGGMWVGTLQGVARIDGDQVHVAEPTRGDDVRALYEDPNGTLWIGQRSGLRCLRGNVLDRCDTDGLAGTSVLAFHPGADGSLWLGTGNGIVRMRDGKVTRYAERAGFHADAVFALLDDGEGGFWFSSNRGIGRIAQADLDRLDRGEIETATLQWYGTADGMLNSQGNGASQTPAGRTADGRLWFGTAKGVVVVDPGRMQGNPQPPPVAVERILVDGIEVDPARPGRLGPGVERLELHFAAMSYVAPQAVRYRYRLEGFDRTWTSASATRRAHYTNLPPGDYVFRVMASNNDGVWNETGASVRFTLLPRWHQTWWLRSLVVLGLAGLVVLGVRLRLRAARIRERELTREVAMRTEALREANERLQKIAASDALTGIANRGEFNRRLRKAWDDHAGRDAPLAVLVVDVDDFKAYNDSYGHLGGDAALVSVATRLAGMVRDDEGLVARYGGEEFAVLLADCDAASALQRAREMVADIRACTIPHRASSVGDTITVSIGAASVRPSAGGSPDALLRAADAALYRAKAGGRDRALPAGSAPPVVLPF comes from the coding sequence ATGTGGCGTAAGGGCAAGGATGCCTGGGTGCTTTTCCTGTGCGCCGTGGCCTGCCTTTGCCCGTGGCAATCGGCAGACGCGCTGGATCCGGCGCGCCCGATCGGCCAGTTCACCCACGTCTGGTACGAGAACCAGCTGCCGCAGGGCACGGTGCTCGGCATCACCCAGCACGCCGACGGCACCATCTGGGCATCCACCTACGCCGGCCTGGTGCGCCACAGCGGCGAGGGTTTCGATACCTTCGAGCCGCGCAACGCCCCGGTCCTCAAGAGCTCGGCATTCACCACCGTCTTCGCCGAAGGCGACGCGTTGTGGATCGGCACCCTCAACGGCGGCCTCTACCAGCGCCGCGGCCACGAGCTGCGCGAGGTGCCCCTGCCTGACGGCGCCGACAGCGTGTTCGGCATCGTCCGCGACACCGCCGGCGCACTGTGGCTGACCACCAACCTCGGCGTGGTGCGCATGGCCGGGGACCGTACCCAGCTGCTGGGCCAGGCCGAGGGCTTCCCGCCGCGCGGCTTCTACCGCGCCATCGTGGCCGACCCGGCCGGCGGGGTCTGGATCGCGGTCGATGGCGTGGGCGTCGTGCGCTGGCACGATGGCCAGGCGCGCCTGTACGACCACGCCGACGGCGTGCCCAGCAACGCGGTCTACAGCCTGGCGATGGGTGCCGATGGCACCGCCTGGGTCGGCACCCAGAACGGTCCGGCCTACTTCCGCGACGGCCGCTTCCGCCGCGATCCGCGGGTGGCCGCGCTGGACGATCGCCGGATCTATTCGGTGTATGGCGACCACCAGGGCACGATCTGGTTCGCGCCGCTGGACGTGGGCCTGTGCCGGCTCAGCGATACCTCCTTCGCCTGCGACAACTCGCTCGAGGGCATGTTTGGCGAGACCGTGCGCTCGATGCTGGAGGACCGCGAGGGCAACCTCTGGATCGGCACCACCTCCAGCGGCCTGCACCGCCTGAGCCAGTCCAAGCTGGTGACGATCACCGGCCCGCTGGCCTCCAACGCGGTCCGCGCGGTGCACCCCGCGCCGGACGGCACCCTGTGGGTGGGCACCGACGGTGGCGGCCTGGCCCGCTACCGAGAGCCGCAGCTGGAGCCGGCGGTCGAATACAACCGGCAGATGCGCAGCCAGCTGATCCGCGCCATCACCACCGACGCGGCCGGACGGCTGTGGGTCGGCGGCACCGAGGGCGTGATCCGCTTCGGTCGCGACGACAAGGCCCGCCACTTCGGCATCGGCGAGGGCATGCCGGGCACGATCGTGTTCGCCTTCTCCCCGGCCAGCAAGGGTGGCATGTGGGTCGGCACCCTGCAGGGCGTGGCCCGGATCGACGGCGACCAGGTCCACGTGGCCGAGCCTACCCGCGGCGACGACGTGCGCGCGCTCTACGAGGATCCGAACGGCACGCTGTGGATCGGCCAGCGCAGCGGCCTGCGCTGCCTGCGCGGCAACGTGCTGGACCGCTGCGATACCGACGGCCTGGCCGGCACCAGCGTGCTCGCCTTCCATCCCGGCGCCGACGGCAGCCTGTGGCTGGGCACCGGCAACGGCATCGTGCGCATGCGCGATGGCAAGGTCACCCGTTACGCCGAGCGCGCCGGCTTCCACGCCGACGCCGTGTTCGCCCTGCTGGACGATGGCGAAGGCGGTTTCTGGTTCAGCTCCAACCGCGGCATCGGCCGCATCGCCCAGGCCGACCTGGACAGGCTGGACCGCGGCGAGATCGAAACCGCGACGCTGCAGTGGTACGGCACCGCCGACGGCATGCTCAATTCCCAGGGCAATGGCGCATCCCAGACCCCGGCCGGGCGGACTGCAGACGGCCGGCTGTGGTTCGGCACGGCCAAGGGCGTGGTGGTGGTGGACCCAGGACGCATGCAGGGCAATCCGCAGCCGCCGCCGGTGGCGGTTGAGCGGATCCTGGTGGACGGGATCGAGGTCGATCCGGCGCGGCCGGGCCGGCTGGGTCCGGGCGTGGAGCGCCTGGAGCTGCATTTCGCGGCGATGAGCTACGTGGCGCCGCAGGCCGTGCGCTACCGCTACCGCCTCGAAGGCTTCGACCGCACCTGGACTAGCGCCAGCGCGACGCGCCGGGCCCATTACACCAACCTGCCCCCCGGCGATTACGTGTTCCGGGTGATGGCCAGCAACAACGACGGCGTCTGGAACGAGACCGGCGCCAGCGTGCGCTTCACCCTGCTGCCGCGATGGCACCAGACCTGGTGGCTGCGCAGCCTGGTGGTGCTGGGCCTGGCCGGACTGGTGGTGCTGGGCGTGCGCCTGCGCCTGCGTGCCGCGCGCATCCGCGAGCGCGAGCTGACCCGCGAAGTGGCGATGCGTACCGAAGCCCTGCGCGAGGCCAACGAGCGCTTGCAGAAGATCGCCGCCAGCGACGCCCTCACCGGCATTGCCAACCGCGGCGAGTTCAACCGCCGCCTGCGCAAGGCCTGGGACGACCACGCCGGGCGCGACGCCCCGCTGGCGGTGCTGGTCGTCGACGTCGACGACTTCAAGGCCTACAACGACAGCTACGGCCATCTCGGCGGCGATGCGGCCCTGGTGTCGGTCGCCACCCGCCTGGCCGGCATGGTCCGCGACGATGAAGGCCTGGTGGCGCGCTACGGCGGCGAGGAATTCGCGGTGCTGCTGGCCGACTGCGACGCCGCCTCGGCGCTGCAGCGGGCACGCGAGATGGTCGCCGACATCCGCGCCTGCACCATCCCGCACCGCGCCTCCAGCGTGGGCGACACGATCACCGTCAGCATCGGCGCCGCAAGCGTTCGCCCGTCCGCCGGCGGCAGCCCGGATGCACTGCTGCGTGCGGCCGATGCCGCGCTGTACCGGGCCAAGGCCGGCGGCCGCGACCGCGCCCTCCCGGCGGGCAGTGCGCCACCGGTGGTGCTGCCGTTCTGA
- a CDS encoding YaiI/YqxD family protein: MSETGSRPGCIWVDADACPVPVREMLFRAATRAKVQVTLVANQWLRTPPSPFIRAIQVQGGYDVADDAIVERAAAGDLVVTQDIPLASRVLAKGAQAVNPRGEPFTPDNIAERLSVRNFMEELRGAGVQTGGPSAYGARERQAFAARLDRWIAQRRS, translated from the coding sequence ATGAGCGAGACCGGTTCCCGCCCCGGCTGCATCTGGGTGGATGCCGATGCCTGCCCGGTTCCGGTCCGGGAAATGCTGTTCCGCGCCGCCACGCGCGCGAAGGTCCAGGTCACCCTGGTGGCCAACCAGTGGCTGCGTACCCCGCCCTCGCCCTTCATCCGCGCCATCCAGGTGCAGGGCGGCTACGACGTGGCCGATGACGCCATCGTCGAGCGTGCCGCCGCAGGCGACCTGGTGGTGACCCAGGACATCCCGCTGGCCTCGCGCGTGCTGGCCAAGGGCGCGCAGGCGGTCAATCCGCGCGGCGAACCCTTCACTCCCGACAACATCGCCGAGCGGCTTTCGGTGCGGAACTTCATGGAAGAACTGCGTGGTGCCGGTGTGCAGACCGGTGGACCATCGGCCTATGGCGCGCGCGAACGCCAGGCCTTCGCCGCACGGCTGGACCGCTGGATCGCCCAACGGCGCTCCTGA